The proteins below are encoded in one region of Amycolatopsis acidiphila:
- a CDS encoding maleylacetate reductase and hydroxyquinol 1,2-dioxygenase domain-containing protein — translation MRNFVYSTHPARVVFGPAAKVREEVERLGATRVLLLSSRSANVEPVRSALGPLLAAEFDGAVMHTPVEVTEQALESAKEADCLVAVGGGSTTGLAKALAARTDLPQVILPTTYAGSEVTPVLGETENGRKTTRSSETILPETVIYDVELTRYLPVPLSVTSALNAMAHAVEALYSPQANPVVEVMALDAIKRIARSLPVLAAEPSDVDARTDLLEAAWLAGMCLAGVGMGLHHKLCHTLGGSFDLPHAETHTVVLPHAMAYNASAAPEAMARIAEVLGVTDAPSGVFDLIKNAGGPTSLRELGFAESDIAKAAELATAKPYPNPRELTRDGIEELLHAAWRGDRPGGGHTIPDLGWLTAQVVASFDRTPDQRVKQLVTDLVRHLHHYLAKNDVTQEEWHYAIELLTRTGHITTDTRQEFVLLSDVLGVSSAVDVLTNSRTPDTTASAVLGPFYVEGPPAAEHGTDIARGLPGTPLWVDVLVTDTEGKPVPDTVVDVWQSNEDGFYDVQLPDLDGPVLRARFHTDGEGRLRFWSILPSEYPIPDDGPVGQMLVATRRHPWRAPHLHFMLLKPGYSQLITQLFVRGGPYLDAAGGRGDTVFGVKDELVVDFVPQQGATPDGRVIDGEWRRLDFTFKIAQE, via the coding sequence ATGCGGAACTTCGTGTACTCGACGCACCCGGCACGGGTCGTGTTCGGCCCGGCGGCGAAGGTGCGCGAGGAGGTCGAGCGGCTCGGTGCCACCCGGGTCCTGCTGCTGTCCAGCCGTTCGGCGAACGTCGAACCGGTGCGCAGCGCGCTCGGGCCCCTGCTGGCCGCCGAGTTCGACGGTGCCGTGATGCACACCCCCGTCGAGGTCACCGAGCAGGCGCTCGAATCGGCGAAGGAGGCCGACTGCCTCGTCGCGGTCGGCGGCGGCTCGACCACCGGCCTGGCCAAGGCCCTCGCCGCGCGCACCGACCTGCCGCAGGTGATCCTGCCGACGACGTATGCCGGTTCCGAGGTCACCCCCGTCCTCGGCGAGACCGAGAACGGCCGGAAGACCACGCGCTCGTCGGAGACGATCCTGCCCGAGACCGTCATCTACGACGTCGAGCTCACCAGGTACCTCCCCGTCCCGCTGTCGGTCACCAGCGCGCTCAACGCCATGGCACACGCGGTCGAAGCGCTCTACTCGCCGCAGGCCAACCCGGTCGTCGAAGTCATGGCGCTGGACGCGATCAAGCGGATCGCGCGCTCGCTGCCCGTGCTCGCGGCGGAACCGTCCGATGTGGACGCACGGACGGACCTGCTGGAAGCGGCTTGGCTCGCCGGGATGTGCCTGGCCGGCGTCGGCATGGGCCTGCACCACAAGCTGTGCCACACCCTCGGTGGCTCCTTCGACCTTCCGCACGCCGAGACCCACACCGTGGTCCTCCCGCACGCCATGGCGTACAACGCGTCCGCCGCGCCGGAGGCGATGGCGCGTATCGCGGAAGTGCTCGGCGTGACCGACGCGCCCAGCGGCGTCTTCGACCTCATCAAGAACGCCGGCGGCCCGACCTCGTTGCGTGAGCTGGGTTTCGCGGAGTCCGACATCGCGAAGGCCGCGGAGCTGGCGACCGCGAAGCCGTACCCGAACCCGCGCGAGCTGACCCGCGACGGCATCGAGGAACTGCTGCACGCGGCGTGGCGCGGCGACCGGCCGGGCGGCGGCCACACGATCCCCGACCTCGGCTGGCTGACCGCGCAGGTGGTCGCGAGCTTCGACCGCACGCCCGACCAGCGGGTCAAGCAGCTGGTCACCGACCTCGTGCGGCACCTGCACCACTACCTCGCCAAGAACGACGTGACCCAGGAGGAATGGCACTACGCCATCGAGCTCCTGACCCGCACGGGCCACATCACCACCGACACCCGCCAGGAGTTCGTGCTGCTCTCGGACGTCCTCGGCGTGTCCAGCGCGGTCGACGTGCTCACCAACTCCCGCACCCCGGACACGACCGCGTCCGCGGTGCTCGGCCCGTTCTACGTCGAGGGCCCGCCCGCCGCCGAGCACGGCACGGACATCGCGCGCGGGCTGCCCGGCACCCCGCTGTGGGTCGACGTGCTCGTCACCGACACCGAGGGCAAACCCGTGCCGGACACCGTGGTCGACGTGTGGCAGTCCAATGAGGACGGTTTCTACGACGTCCAGCTGCCCGACCTGGACGGCCCGGTCCTGCGCGCCCGGTTCCACACCGACGGCGAGGGCAGGCTGCGGTTCTGGTCGATCCTGCCCAGCGAATACCCGATCCCGGACGACGGCCCGGTGGGCCAGATGCTCGTGGCGACCCGGCGGCACCCGTGGCGCGCCCCGCACCTGCACTTCATGCTCCTCAAGCCCGGCTACTCGCAGCTGATCACGCAGCTGTTCGTCCGCGGTGGCCCGTACCTCGACGCGGCCGGGGGGCGGGGGGACACGGTGTTCGGCGTCAAGGACGAGCTGGTCGTCGACTTCGTGCCACAGCAGGGCGCGACACCGGACGGCCGCGTGATCGACGGCGAGTGGCGGCGGCTCGACTTCACCTTCAAGATCGCACAGGAGTAG
- a CDS encoding cysteine desulfurase-like protein, which yields MLAAVAHDVDAVRKHFPALEEGAAHFDGPGGSQVPDVVGEAVASALVSAIANRGSVTKAERRAEEVVAGARKAAADLVGGAPGGIVFGRSTTQLTYDFSRALAKNWGPGDEVVVTRLDHDANIRPWVQAAEARGATVRWADFDPATGELPVDAIAGLLTDRTRLVAVTAASNLLGTRPDLPAITAKAHEAGALCYVDGVHLTPHTPVDVAALGADFFGCSPYKFLGPHLGLVAASPALLETLHPDKLAPSTDAVPERFELGTLPYELLAGTTAAIDFLAGLAPGEGTRRARLLDSMRALEEYEDSMLRLLDDGLAEIPRVTRYGSPTRRRTPTVLFSVEGVPSADVYRGLAAREVNAPAGSFYAIECSRHLGLGDTGAVRAGIAPYTNENDVHRLLEGVRHA from the coding sequence ATGCTGGCGGCCGTGGCTCATGACGTGGACGCGGTACGCAAGCACTTCCCCGCGCTCGAAGAGGGCGCCGCGCACTTCGACGGCCCCGGCGGCTCCCAGGTCCCGGACGTGGTCGGCGAAGCGGTCGCCTCGGCGCTGGTCTCGGCGATCGCCAACCGGGGCAGCGTGACCAAGGCCGAGCGGCGCGCCGAGGAGGTCGTCGCTGGTGCGCGAAAGGCCGCGGCGGATCTCGTCGGCGGTGCGCCCGGCGGCATCGTGTTCGGGCGCAGCACGACCCAGCTGACCTACGACTTTTCCCGCGCACTGGCCAAGAACTGGGGGCCCGGTGACGAAGTCGTGGTGACGCGTCTGGACCACGACGCGAACATCCGGCCGTGGGTCCAGGCCGCCGAGGCCCGTGGCGCCACCGTGCGCTGGGCGGACTTCGACCCGGCCACCGGCGAACTGCCCGTCGACGCCATCGCGGGTCTGCTCACCGACCGGACGCGGCTGGTCGCGGTGACCGCCGCGTCGAACCTGCTCGGCACCCGGCCCGACCTGCCCGCGATCACGGCGAAGGCGCACGAAGCGGGCGCACTGTGCTATGTGGACGGTGTGCACCTCACGCCGCACACGCCCGTCGACGTCGCGGCGCTGGGCGCGGACTTCTTCGGCTGCTCGCCGTACAAGTTCCTCGGCCCGCACCTCGGCCTCGTCGCGGCTTCCCCGGCACTGCTGGAAACCCTGCACCCGGACAAGCTCGCGCCGTCGACGGACGCCGTGCCCGAGCGCTTCGAGCTGGGCACGCTGCCCTACGAACTGCTCGCCGGAACCACGGCGGCCATCGACTTCCTCGCCGGGCTCGCGCCGGGCGAGGGGACCCGCCGCGCGCGGCTGCTCGACTCGATGCGCGCCCTGGAGGAGTACGAGGACAGCATGCTGCGCCTGCTCGACGACGGCCTCGCCGAGATCCCCCGCGTCACGCGGTACGGCTCACCAACCCGGCGCCGCACGCCGACCGTCCTGTTCTCCGTCGAGGGCGTGCCGTCCGCGGACGTCTACCGCGGCCTCGCCGCCCGCGAGGTGAACGCGCCGGCGGGCAGCTTCTACGCGATCGAATGCTCCCGTCACCTCGGCCTCGGCGACACCGGCGCGGTCCGCGCGGGCATCGCCCCTTACACGAACGAGAACGACGTGCACCGCCTCCTCGAAGGTGTGCGACATGCATAG
- a CDS encoding purine-cytosine permease family protein yields MASSVGVDDYALTRVPESARYSWWSVAVQRFGQVSALSQFLLGATVGFGMAFWQAFLAFTLGSVILELIMILVGVMGMREGLSTSMIARWTGFGRGGSALIGLAIGISLIGWFGIQSAVSAQGLVQLIGVLPEWAWALVFGLIVTAIVMRGFHSMAWTAYLTVPAFLILVGWSIISELTRHDVGALVASAPPGPQLTLLQGTTLVAGGFIVGAVITPDMTRFNRSAADVAKQTLVGVTLGEYVIGMAGVLLAHAVKSSEITTIVTSSVGWIGILVVVAGTIKINDWNLYSAGLGVVNFVGTVSGKRLNRAVVTGVLGLAGSVLAAAGILDAFTDFLTVLGVAFPPIAGIMVAEYFVVKRWRGDLETARAAGTVPRDAPSWVPATIVVWLAAALIGRFVEWGLPSINSLVVAFVLYVVAGKLGLVRGVGMSRTADTEPAAAL; encoded by the coding sequence ATGGCCTCGTCTGTCGGTGTCGACGACTACGCGCTCACCAGGGTGCCCGAAAGCGCCCGCTACTCCTGGTGGTCGGTCGCTGTCCAGCGGTTCGGCCAGGTCTCCGCACTGTCGCAGTTCCTGCTCGGTGCCACCGTCGGCTTCGGGATGGCCTTCTGGCAGGCGTTCCTCGCGTTCACGCTCGGCTCCGTCATCCTCGAGCTGATCATGATCCTGGTCGGCGTGATGGGCATGCGCGAGGGCCTCTCCACCTCGATGATCGCCCGCTGGACCGGGTTCGGCCGCGGCGGGTCCGCCCTGATCGGGCTGGCCATCGGGATCAGCCTCATCGGGTGGTTCGGCATCCAGTCCGCGGTGTCGGCGCAGGGCCTCGTCCAGCTCATCGGCGTACTGCCGGAATGGGCCTGGGCACTGGTGTTCGGCCTGATCGTGACGGCGATCGTGATGCGCGGCTTCCACTCCATGGCGTGGACCGCGTACCTGACCGTGCCGGCCTTCCTGATCCTGGTCGGCTGGTCGATCATCTCCGAGCTGACCCGGCACGACGTGGGCGCGCTCGTGGCGTCGGCCCCGCCCGGCCCGCAGCTGACCCTGTTGCAGGGCACCACCCTCGTCGCCGGCGGGTTCATCGTCGGCGCGGTGATCACGCCGGACATGACCCGGTTCAACCGCAGCGCGGCGGACGTCGCGAAGCAGACGCTGGTCGGCGTGACGCTCGGCGAGTACGTGATCGGGATGGCCGGCGTCCTGCTGGCCCATGCGGTGAAGTCCTCGGAGATCACCACGATCGTCACGTCCTCGGTCGGCTGGATCGGCATCCTCGTGGTCGTCGCCGGCACCATCAAGATCAACGACTGGAACCTCTACTCCGCCGGGCTCGGCGTGGTGAACTTCGTCGGCACGGTGTCGGGCAAGCGGCTCAACCGCGCGGTGGTGACCGGCGTCCTGGGCCTGGCGGGCAGCGTGCTCGCGGCGGCCGGGATCCTCGACGCGTTCACCGACTTCCTCACCGTGCTGGGCGTCGCGTTCCCGCCGATCGCCGGGATCATGGTCGCCGAGTACTTCGTGGTGAAGCGCTGGCGCGGCGACCTGGAGACCGCGCGTGCCGCGGGCACCGTGCCCAGGGACGCGCCCAGCTGGGTGCCCGCGACGATCGTCGTCTGGCTCGCCGCGGCGCTCATCGGCAGGTTCGTCGAGTGGGGCCTGCCCAGCATCAACTCGCTCGTGGTGGCGTTCGTGCTCTACGTCGTCGCCGGAAAGCTCGGCCTGGTGCGCGGGGTCGGCATGAGCCGTACCGCCGACACCGAACCGGCCGCGGCCCTGTAA
- a CDS encoding GlxA family transcriptional regulator, producing the protein MLKTVAVVLVDDLAPFEFGVICEVFGIDRTEDGVPRFEFRVCGERPGEPLATSVPGVQMTPAFGLDGLDGADLVAVPAATIREEYPPAVLDALRKAAARGATLLSVCSGAFLLGAAGLLDRRHCTTHWHSVKDLEDRFPEAKIDPDVLFVDEGDLITSAGTAAGIDACLHLVRRELGSAAATAIARRMVVPPQRDGGQRQFVELPMPECTGDSLQPVLAWMLEHLPDEHTVTSLARRAQMSERTFARRFVAETGTTPHKWLSTQRVLHARALLEETQLSVEEIARECGFGTAALLRHHFHRVVGVSPHDYRRTFAPV; encoded by the coding sequence ATGCTCAAAACAGTCGCCGTGGTGCTGGTGGACGACCTCGCGCCGTTCGAGTTCGGCGTCATCTGCGAGGTGTTCGGCATCGACCGCACCGAGGACGGCGTGCCGAGGTTCGAGTTCCGCGTCTGTGGCGAGCGCCCCGGCGAACCGCTCGCCACCTCGGTGCCCGGCGTCCAGATGACCCCGGCCTTCGGGCTGGACGGGCTCGACGGCGCGGATCTGGTCGCAGTGCCCGCCGCGACCATCCGCGAGGAGTACCCGCCCGCGGTGCTCGACGCGCTCCGGAAGGCCGCCGCCCGCGGCGCGACCCTGCTGTCGGTCTGCAGCGGCGCCTTCCTCCTCGGTGCCGCCGGCCTGCTCGACCGCCGCCACTGCACCACGCACTGGCACAGCGTCAAGGATCTCGAGGACCGCTTCCCCGAGGCGAAGATCGACCCGGACGTGCTGTTCGTCGACGAGGGCGACCTCATCACGAGCGCGGGGACGGCCGCCGGGATCGACGCCTGCCTGCATCTCGTGCGCCGGGAGCTGGGCTCCGCCGCCGCGACCGCGATCGCGCGCCGGATGGTGGTGCCGCCCCAGCGCGACGGCGGCCAGCGGCAGTTCGTGGAGCTGCCGATGCCCGAGTGCACCGGCGACAGCCTGCAACCCGTGCTCGCGTGGATGTTGGAGCACCTCCCCGACGAGCACACCGTCACCTCTCTCGCGCGCCGGGCGCAGATGTCCGAGCGCACGTTCGCCCGGAGGTTCGTCGCCGAGACGGGGACGACGCCGCACAAGTGGCTGTCGACGCAACGGGTGCTGCACGCACGCGCCCTGCTCGAGGAGACCCAGCTGAGCGTCGAGGAGATCGCGCGAGAGTGCGGTTTCGGGACCGCCGCCCTGCTCAGGCACCATTTTCACCGCGTGGTGGGCGTCTCACCGCACGACTACCGGCGGACTTTCGCCCCCGTTTGA
- a CDS encoding AraC family transcriptional regulator gives MAELGLADTNGILRLPWVRPDRSSAGLGWSDLYVSTQSETPYRASFDAAGTHLVILHLGGPVTVRRGRDQVRRIQAGGLFMHPAGRDLTVELGGPLDTVHAYLSAKALPGELNEELGTADPLVEQLMLTLDGVVRQWEPAARTYVDHLTGLFAAHLAHHYSPARTRRDNGRLSEHQLAAAKELMTERLAEPIPLTDLAAAAALSVSQFTRRFKAATGEPPHRYLMRLRVEQACRLLRAEGLSIPEIAVRCGFTHQEHLTRVMRTRLGTTPAAYRRGI, from the coding sequence GTGGCCGAGCTGGGGTTGGCCGACACGAACGGCATCCTGCGCCTGCCGTGGGTGCGGCCCGACCGGTCCAGCGCCGGCCTCGGCTGGTCCGACCTCTACGTCTCCACCCAGTCGGAGACCCCGTACCGGGCGAGCTTCGACGCGGCCGGCACACACCTGGTCATCCTGCATCTCGGCGGCCCGGTCACCGTGCGCCGCGGGCGTGACCAGGTCCGCCGGATCCAGGCGGGCGGGCTCTTCATGCATCCGGCAGGCCGGGACCTGACCGTCGAGCTGGGCGGCCCGCTCGACACCGTGCACGCGTACCTTTCGGCCAAGGCCCTGCCGGGGGAGCTGAACGAGGAGCTGGGCACCGCGGACCCGCTCGTCGAGCAGCTGATGCTCACCCTCGACGGCGTGGTCCGGCAGTGGGAGCCGGCCGCGCGCACCTACGTCGACCATCTGACCGGCCTGTTCGCCGCACATCTCGCGCACCACTACAGCCCGGCCCGCACGCGGCGGGACAACGGGCGGTTGTCGGAGCACCAGCTCGCCGCGGCGAAGGAGCTCATGACCGAGCGGCTGGCCGAGCCGATCCCGCTCACCGACCTCGCCGCGGCCGCGGCGCTGAGCGTCAGCCAGTTCACCCGCCGGTTCAAGGCCGCGACAGGCGAACCGCCGCATCGCTACCTCATGCGCCTGCGCGTCGAGCAGGCCTGCCGCCTGCTGCGCGCGGAGGGCCTGAGCATCCCGGAGATCGCCGTGCGCTGCGGGTTCACCCACCAGGAGCACCTGACGCGGGTGATGCGCACCCGGCTCGGGACGACGCCGGCCGCCTACCGCAGGGGCATCTGA